The proteins below are encoded in one region of Coffea arabica cultivar ET-39 chromosome 4c, Coffea Arabica ET-39 HiFi, whole genome shotgun sequence:
- the LOC113740213 gene encoding U-box domain-containing protein 40 — MGGNGKFRRWKISIYKSSSSSSSSSSKSQQKLDPPAEFLCPISGSLMSDPVVVSSGQTFERVAVQVCKDLGVIPNLSDGSTPDFSAVIPNLALKSSIINWCRQSRVEIPSPPDYSSMETTIVQAKTASQQEPSVSETELLRGVENNPQFLFSHAASDLNPRNNYSSSSEESVIANATPFLPFATRPACYSSPSSSAPSSSSSETVYDEALGTPDGIGTGIGMDEMFVTKFKSLDVMEQEEAVILLRKTTRANDEDARVRLCTPKLLQAIKPLLVSRYPIVQTNAVASIVNLSLANVNKVKIVRSGMVPILVDLLKGGFEESQEHAAGGIFSLALQDENKMAIGVLGALEPLLHALRSGTELTRRDSALALYHLSFVSSNRVKLIKLGAVGILLGMLRSGVLVGRVVLVVCNLAVSPEGRSALLDGGAVASLVAILRDGSESDSSESTRENCVAALYSLSHGSLRFRGLAREARASEVLQAVVEHGSERAREKAKRILAVLRGRDGEEESGEIDWEAVMEGGLSRTRHRVPARYSSGLNSTEF, encoded by the coding sequence ATGGGTGGAAATGGCAAGTTTCGGAGATGGAAAATCTCCATCTACAAGTCCTCTTCTTCGTCCTCATCTTCTTCGTCGAAGTCACAGCAAAAATTAGACCCACCTGCTGAATTCCTCTGCCCAATTTCTGGGTCTTTGATGTCTGATCCTGTGGTGGTTTCTTCTGGCCAAACTTTCGAGCGGGTTGCTGTTCAAGTTTGCAAGGATTTAGGGGTTATCCCAAATTTATCCGATGGCTCAACCCCTGATTTTTCCGCTGTAATTCCTAATTTAGCTCTTAAATCTTCGATTATCAACTGGTGTCGACAATCCCGTGTCGAAATCCCCTCCCCACCTGATTATTCTTCCATGGAAACCACCATTGTTCAGGCAAAAACGGCCTCTCAACAGGAACCTTCAGTTTCTGAAACGGAGCTGCTGAGAGGGGTAGAGAATAACCCTCAATTTCTGTTTTCTCATGCggcttctgatttgaatccccGCAACAATTACTCCTCGTCTTCGGAGGAATCTGTGATTGCAAACGCTACCCCTTTTCTCCCATTTGCCACTCGTCCAGCTTGCTATTCTTCGCCATCATCATCAGCTCCGTCATCGTCTTCTTCAGAAACAGTATACGATGAAGCTCTGGGTACACCGGATGGAATTGGTACTGGTATTGGTATGGATGAAATGTTTGTTACCAAGTTCAAGAGTTTGGATGTGATGGAACAGGAGGAAGCAGTGATTCTTTTACGAAAAACCACTAGAGCAAACGATGAAGATGCTAGGGTAAGACTCTGTACCCCGAAGCTTTTACAGGCGATAAAGCCTCTGCTGGTTTCGAGATATCCAATTGTGCAGACGAATGCAGTTGCTTCGATTGTGAATCTTTCGCTTGCTAATGTGAATAAAGTGAAGATTGTTCGATCTGGGATGGTTCCGATTCTGGTTGATTTGTTAAAGGGTGGATTTGAGGAGTCTCAGGAGCATGCCGCAGGTGGGATTTTCAGTTTAGCTCTGCAGGACGAGAATAAGATGGCGATTGGGGTTTTGGGAGCTCTGGAGCCATTGTTGCATGCTTTGAGGTCCGGGACAGAGTTGACTCGGCGTGACTCGGCCTTGGCGTTGTATCATCTGAGCTTTGTTAGTAGCAATAGGGTAAAGTTGATTAAGCTTGGAGCCGTTGGGATTTTGTTGGGGATGTTGAGGAGTGGGGTTTTGGTGGGGAGGGTGGTGTTGGTGGTTTGCAATTTGGCGGTGTCACCGGAGGGGCGGTCGGCGTTGTTGGATGGCGGCGCGGTGGCCAGCCTGGTGGCAATTTTGCGGGATGGAAGTGAGTCTGACTCGTCCGAGTCAACACGTGAGAATTGTGTGGCAGCTTTGTACTCACTGAGTCATGGGAGTCTGAGGTTCAGAGGGCTGGCCAGGGAGGCGAGGGCGTCCGAGGTGTTGCAGGCGGTGGTGGAGCATGGAAGCGAGCGGGCCAGGGAAAAGGCGAAGAGGATATTGGCGGTGTTGAGAGGTAGAGATGGGGAGGAGGAGAGCGGAGAGATAGATTGGGAAGCGGTGATGGAGGGTGGACTGAGTCGAACTCGGCACCGAGTTCCTGCTAGGTATTCAAGTGGCCTTAACTCAACCGAGTTCTGA